GCTTCGAGGCCAGCTCGATCTTGATCACCTCGGCGCCCAGGTCGGCGAGCAGCCGCCCGGCCAGCGGCCCGGCCCAGTTGGCCGTCAGCTCAAGCACGCGCACGCCGTCCAGCGCCAGCCGGCGCGCCGAGCCACCCGCGGCCGGATCCGCTGCCGGCCGGCGCGGTTCAGACGCATCCCCGCCTGCCCACTGCGCCTTGCCCGCTGCCGCCTCGTGCTCGCCGAGCAGCGGCGCCGGCCGCGCGATCGCCGGCGGTGTGGCGCTGAGCTTGTAGGGGAAGCCGGGCTGGCGCACCCGTCCCGCGCGCGGCTGCTCGACCTCGACAAACCAGTCGCGCGCCGCGAGTTGCGGCGAGACGAACAGATCGGCCACCGTGTTGACCGGCGCTACGGGGATGCGCAGCTCCTGGGCAGCGTGGTAGATCTCGGCCTTCGTGCGGTCGGTGCACCACGCCTCCCACAGCTCTTTGATGACCGCGCCGTTGGCAATCCAGGAGGCGTGGTCGGCGAAGCGCGGATCTTCGAGCAGATCGGGCCGCTCGAGCAACAGCAGGATGTTGGTGCTGAACGGACCCTGGAAATAGAAGACCCACCCGTCCTTGCAGCGGGTCAGGTCGGAGGCGGTGCGGCGCAGCACCGTGCCCGCGTGCGACCAGGCCGTGGTCAGCCAGGAGTGTGCGGAGAGAAACGCCTCCATGCCCGAGGCATCGATCTGCTGGCCGGCGCCCGTCTCGCGCTGGTGAAAGAGCGCCGCCAGCAGATGCACCGCCGCCTGTGTGCCGAGCTGGAAGCCGCCCTGGAAGCCGGGCACCAGCAGCGGCGGTTTCCGCGCGTCGCCGGCGAAGTACATGTAGCCGCCGAGGGCGAATTCGACGATCTCGTCGCTCAGCCAGTCCTTCCACGGCCCGCTCTGGCCGAAGGGCGTGAGCGAGGCGACGATCAGCCGGGGATTCGCCCGCGCCAGCGCCTCGTAGCCGAGGCCGAGCGCCGGCAGGCGGCCTGGCGCCAACGTCTCGACCAGCATGTCGGCATCGCGGCTCAGCTCGCGCACGCGCTCACGGCCGGCGTCTTTCTCCAGGTCGGCGACGATCGAGCGCTTATTGGCGTTGAGGTAGAGGTGCAGGCCACCCGTCTCCGCGTCCGCCTTGCCGCCGCGGAAAGGACCAAGCTGCCGCACCGGATCGCCGCCCGGCGGCTCGACCTTGATCACGTCCGCGCCGAGGTCGGCCAGCAGCTTCGTACAGTAGTCGCCGGCGATCGACGTGGAAAGGTCGAGCACGCGAACATCGTCCAGTGCACGCATGATCGGTCGCCTCACCCCCGACCCCTCTCCCAATCCTGGGAGAGGGGAGAACGTTCTCCGCCCTCCGCCCTACGCCCTCTCTTCCCTGTTCCCTGTGCCCTCGCCGTACGTTTGCGGCGAGAGCGCGTCGGCGCCGCGGCCCGCCCAGTCGAACTCGGCCATGCGCGGCCACATGCGCTCGCCGCCCGCCTGCAAGGCGGCAAGGATGCGCTGCTCGTCCGCGCCCTCGACGCGGCCGTCGCGCACCACCTGCCGCCCGTTGACGAAGACCTCAGCCACGTCCTCCGTGCCGGCGTTGAAGACGATGTTCTTCACCGGGTCTCGCAGCGGCGTCATGTTCCAGCTTTGCGCCCGCCAGAGCACCAGGTCTGCCTTCGCGCCCGGCGCGATGCGCCCCAGGTCGTCGCGACCCAGCGCCCGCGCTCCGCCCAGCGTGGCCGCGTCGAACACGTCGGCGGCCCTGGCGACGAGTGTGCGCCGGTCCACGATCTTGGAGATCACCGCGGCCCAGCGCATCGCCTCGATCATGTTCTGCGGGTTGGTATCCGTGCCCAGCGACATGTTGATGCCGGCCTCGTTGTAGCGGGCGAAGGACTCCATGGCGATGCCGCGCCGGGCGAAGACCCAGGGCGCGTGCGCCACCGAGCAGCCGCTCTCGGCCATCGTCTGCAGGTCGCCGGGCGGGTAGTTCGCCCAGGAGCTGCCGCCGATGATGATCGCGTGGCCGAGGATCGTGCGCGGGCCGAGCGCGCCGATCGCGTTGAGCCAGGCGATCGGCGTCCGGCCGTGGCGGCGCAGCATCTCCTGGAACTCGTTCACCGACTGCGAGGTGTGCACCTGCATGGGGAGGCGGCGCTGCTCGGCGATGCGGTACGACTCGCACAGCAGCTCCGCCGTGCAGGTATCGACCTGCGACGGCGAGAGAAAACCGCGCACCAGGCCACCGTGGGCGCCGTCGTTCCGGTCGATGAAGTCGAGGGCACGCTGCAGACCCTGCCGCCCGCCCTCTTCGTCCCACTCCCAGCTCACCTGCCTGCCGTCACGCGTCAGCCAGCGGCCCGAACGGTAGCCCTGCGCGATATACACGCGCATACCGTAGCGCCCGGCCATCTCCGCCACGATCTCGCCCGCGCCGCCCATCTCCGCCACCGTGGTGCAGCCGCCGCGCAGCATTTCCACGATCGAGAACTCGACGCAGGCGCGCGTGCCCTCGGCGTCCTGCGCGGCGCCGCGCACCGGCAGCATCTCGAAGAGGCCGGAGTTATAGAACTGCGGATTGCCCACGTCTTCGATGAAGGAGCGATCGAGCGGCGAGCCGGCGATGTGCGCGTGCGTGCTGATCAGGCCGGGCGTGAGCACCCGGTCACGGGCGTCGATCTCGCGATCGGCGCTGCCTTCGAAGCTCGTGCCGACGTGCGCGATCGTGTCGCCCTCGATCACAACGACGCCGTCGCGCAGCAACCGGTGGCCGCGGCCGTCGTGCGCGATGATCCAGCCCGCGCGGATCACGGTACGAGCAGCAGGAGCGGTCACGATCGGACCTCCGGCGGGGCATCACAGCGCCCACGGTACAGGACGCGGCCGGCATCGAGGTAGGGGCAGCGCGGGTGACTGACGCCGGCACGTCCGCGGCGCTATCATCGCTGGCACGGCGGCCCGCTGCACCCGCGAGCGAACGCCGCGGCCGCGGGCGCCGAGCGCGCGACGGCGACGAGACAGGTGATTGCGATGAAGGCGCTGTTCCGCTTCGTGCAGCAGACGGGAAAAGGCTACGGCGAGGCGCGGGGCGCCAGTTTCGCGGCGGCGATCGCCTACTCCACGCTGTTCTCGATCTTTCCCATGGCGGTCTTCCTCGTCGCCTTCGCCGGCTACTTCATGAGTGATTCGCAGCGCAACTCGCTGGTGGACAAGCTCACCAGCGCCCTCGGCGGCGGCTCGACCGCCAACGTGCGCGAGCAGGTGATGGCGGCCACGAGCGGCCGCGCGAGCCTGGGCATCATCGCGCTGGTCGGCGCGCTGTGGTCGGGCAGCGCCGTGTTCACCGCCATCCGTACGGGACTCAACGTGATCTGGCAGCGGCAGCAGAAGTCGCCGTGGGTGGTGCAGAAGATCAAGGATCTGAGCGCGGTCTTCGGCCTGGCGATCATGCTGAGCCTCTCGATCGCCGCCACCGCGTTGCTGACGGTGGTGACGAAGATCACCGAGCAGGTGCTCGGCAAAGACGCCGGCGGCATCGTGGCCTACCCGCTCGGCCTGCTGCTGATCGTGGCGCCGCTGGGCATCGTCTTCCTGGCGTTCGGCGTGCTCTACGCCTGGGCCTCGCCGCCGCACATGCACTGGCGTGACGTCTGGCCGGGGGCCCTGTTCGCCGCGGCCGGCTTCGTCGTGCTCAGCTTCGGCTTCAGCCTCTACGCCCGCTACTTCGGCCACTTCGACAAGGTCTACGGCACGCTCGGCGCCGTGATCGCCTTCTTGTTCTATGCCTACCTGATCGGCACGCTGATCCTGATGGGCGCCGAGGTCGTCGAACAGTACGTGCTGCTCAAACACGGCGACCCGCTGCTCGCCGCGCCTGCCGGCCGGCTGCTTCAGTCAGGCGCGGGCGCCGTGGACGGCCGAGGCCAGAGGCAAATTCCCTTACTGGTGCTGGTCACCGACGACCAGGCGGCGAAGCGCGGCCGGCTGGACACGATCACGGCGGCGCAGGCCTTTCCGAGGGCTGCCGAGAGCTTTGAGACGGCCGAACCGGCCGGGCCGGCGAGGTGACGGATGACCGGCGGGTTTGCCCCGGGCCGCCTTGTTGCCTGTAACCAGTAACCTGTCAGCGGACGTGGGAGGCGATGCGGCTCGATGGTGTGGCTCGATGCGCTCGCGGTGGCCGGCGGCGTGGCGCTCGTGGCGATCGTGCTCTGGGACGTGTTCGAGACGATCGTGCTGCCGCGCCGCGTCTCGCGCCGCTTCCGGCTGACGCGGCTGTTCTACCTGAGCATCTGGGCGGTGTGGACCCTGATCGCCCGGCGCCTGCGCGGCGGCCGGCGCGAGAGCTTTCTCAGCTATTTCGGCCCGCTCTCGTTGCTGCTGCTGCTGGTGAGCTGGGCGATCGCGCTGATCGTCGGCTACGCGCTGCTGCAGCGCGGCGTCGAAACCCAGCTGGTGGCGCCGAAGGGAACGAGCGGCCTGATCGCTTATCTCTATTTCAGCGGCACGACGTTCTTCACGCTCGGCCTCGGCGACGTGGCGCCGCTGGGCGAGGCCGGACGCATTGTGACCGTGATCGAGGCCGGCACCGGCTTCGGCCTGCTCGGTCTCGTCGTCGGCTATCTTCCCGCCTTCTACCAGTCGCTCTCGCGCCGCGAGACGGCGATCACCCTGTTGGACGCACGCGCCGGCTCGCCGCCCGGCGGCCTTGAGCTGATCGTGCGCTACGCCCGCGAAAACGACATCGACGGCCTGGCAAGGCTGCTGGCCGACTGGGAGCGCTGGGCGGCGGAGCTGCTTGAGAGCCATCTCTCCTATCCGCTGCTCACCTTCTTCCGCTCCCAGCACGACAACCAGTCGTGGCTGGCCGCGATCACGGCCGTGCTCGACGCCTGCGCGCTGGTGCTCTCCGGCATCGAAGGCGTTCCCGCGCGGCCGGCCCGCCTGACGTTCGCCATCGCCCGCCACGCGGCGGTGGATCTCTGCCAGGTGATGGTGCTGGAGCCGCGGCTGGATCACCCGGAGCGCCTGCCCTCCGAACAGCTCGCCAACGTCTGCTCGGCGCTGACCGCCGCCGGCGTGCCGCTCACGCCGGACAGCGACGGCGCCAAAAAGCTCACCCGCCTGCGCCGCTCCTATGAGCCGTACGTGTTCGCGCTGTCCGATCGGCTGCTGATGCCGCTGCCGCCCTGGATCCCCCCGCCCGCGGCCAAAGACGACTGGCTCGCCTCGGCCTGGAAAGACCCGGAAGGCATGGAGCACTTTTGAAGCCGGCGCGTCCGTACAGCCGTACAGCCGTACAGCCGTACAATGAACGGCGAGACGGGCATGGGGCGCACCATGGAGTTTGTCGAGGCGGCGGACTGGCTGCTCTCCTTCGCCAACTACGAGATGACGCCGCTTGACCGAGCCACGGCCGCGCGGCGCGAGCTGCGGCCGCTGCGGGAGCTGCTGACGCGCCTTGGCGAGCCGCAGCGCGGGCGCGGCACGGTGCACATCACCGGCAGCAAGGGCAAGGGCAGCGTGGCGGCGATGATCGCGGTGCTGCTGCGCGCCTGCGGCCTGCGCACGGGCCTCTTCACCAGCCCGCACCTGCACACGATCCGCGAGCGCATGCAGGTGGACGGCGAGCCGATCGCCGAGCCCGATTTCGCACGGCTCTGCGACCTGATGCGGCCGCACGTCGAAGAGCTGACCGGCGCCGGCGCGAAGCTGACGACGTTCGAGCTGCTCACCGCGCTCGGCTTCCTGCACTTTCGCGAACAGGACGCCGCCTGGCAGGTGGTCGAGGTCGGGCTGGGCGGCACGCTGGATGCGACCAACGTGCTGGACGAGAAGCAACTCTGCGTCTTCACGCCGATCGGCCTGGAGCACACCGAGATTCTTGGCGACACGGTGCAGCAGATCGCCGCGGACAAGGCCGGCATCCTGCGGCCCGGCGTGCGCGCGGTGATGGGCCTGCAACGCGAGAGCGCCGCCGAGGTGCTGCGCGCGGCCTGCGCCGAACGCGGCGCCACGCTGTTCGAAGTCGCATCCGCCTGCCAGCTTTCGCGCGGGCGCTCAAGCCTCGATGGGCAGGAGCTGCGCCTGCGCACGCCGCGCGACGAATACCGGCTCAAATTGCCGCTGGTCGGCCGCTTCCAGGCGGAGAACGCGGCCACGGCGATCCTCGGCATGGAGCAGCTGATCGACGCCGGTGTGCCGTTCGCGCCGCAGAGCGCGGCGGCGGGTCTGGCGGAGGTGCGCTGGCCGGCGCGGGTCGAGGTGCTGAAGCGCAGCCCGCTCGTCGTGGTCGACGGCGCCCACAGCCCGGATTCGGCCCGCCGCCTGGCGCAAACGGTCCGCGAGGACCTGCCGCACCGCGGCTTCTACCTGGTCGTCGGCGCCTCGAGCGACAAGGATCTCGCCACGATCGCCGCCGCCTTCACGCCGCTCGACCCGACGGTGATCGCCACGGCGGCGCAGCACCCGCGCGCGGCGGCGGCCGCGAACGTCGGCCAGGCGTTTCAGGATGCCGGCATGATGGTGCGCCTCGCCCCGGACGTGCCGGCGGCGATGGACGCCGCGCTGAGCGAAGCCGGCGGCGGCGACCTGGTGCTGGCCACGGGCAGCCTGTTCGTCGCCGCCGAGGCGCGGGCCGCGGTGCTTGGCCTGCTGCCCATGCCGGCGTGAGGGGGCGGCCCTCACACCCCCGTCCCCGCTCCCCACGCGCACGGCTGCAGGAGATCCGCGGCTGTACAAGCGCGCATGGGAGAGCAGGGGCGATGGCGCGCAGATCAAGCCGGAGCGTTGTCAGGTTGACCGTCGCGTCGCTGCCGCGACGGGCGCACGCCGTGCGCCCCTACAGCAGATCGCTACCACGACGCCGCAGCGGAACTTCCTCCCCAGGATCGCCCCTCTCCCTCTCCCAGGATTGGGAGAGGGAGAGGGGCCACACAGATGAGGTGAGGGTGAGGGCCGATGGCTACGCCAGCCCGTGCTCCTTCAGCACGCGCCGCGTGGTGGCGCCGATCTCGGCGGGGCTGTCCACGATCACGGCGCCGGCCTCGCGCAGCGCTTGCTTCTTCGCCTCGGCGGTGCCGGAGTTGCCGGAGATGATCGCGCCGGCGTGGCCCATGCGCCGGCCGGGCGGCGCCGTGGCGCCAGCGATGAAGGCGACGACCGGCTTCTTCACGTTCGCCTTGATGTACTCGGCCGCCTCCTGCTCGGCGCTGCCGCCGATCTCGCCGATCAGCACCAGCGCCGCCGTCTCCGAGTCGTCGTTGAACAGCTCCAGCACCTCGCGTTGCCGCGTGCCGATCACCGGGTCGCCGCCCACGCCCACGCAGCTCGACTGGCCGATGCCCAGGTTGGTGAGCTGCGCTACCGCCTCGTAGACGAGCGTGCCGGAGCGCGAGATCACGCCCACGCTGCCCGGCGCAAAGACCTGGCCCGGCATGATGCCGACGCGGCACTGGGCGCCGGGCGTGATCACGCCGGGGCAGTTGGGGCCGATCAGCGTCGTCTTGCCGCCCTGCAGTGCCCGGCGCACCATCACCATGTCCATCACCGGGATGCCCTCGGTGATGCAGACGACGAGCGGCATGCCGGCCTCGGCGGACTCGAGGATTGCGTCGGCGGCGAAGGGCGCCGGCACGTAAATGATGCTGACGTTGGCGCCGGTCTCCGCCACGGCCTCGCGCACGGTGTTGAAGACGGGCACCGTCTCGTCGAACTTCTGCCCGCCGCGCCCCGGCGTCACGCCCGCGACGACCTTCGTGCCGTAGGCGATGCTGCGCCGGGCGTGCTGGCTGCCCTCGCCGCCGGTGATGCCCTGCACCAGCAGCCGCGTGTTCTCGTCGACCAGAACGCTCACGCCGATCTCTCCCTCTACCCGCGACGGACGCGGCCGCGCGGACTACGCCTTCGCGTGCGCTACGCCGCGACCTCAGGCTTTGCCCGCCGCCTGCACGGCCAGTTTCGCCGCCTCACCCAGGTCCTTGCCGCGGATCACGGGCAGGCCGGATTCGTTCAGCAGCCGCTCGCCTTCTTCGAGGTTCGTGCCCTCCAGGCGCGCGACGACGGGGATCTTCAGATCGAGCCGGTGGAAGCCCTCGATCACGCCCTGCGCGATCACGTCCACGCGCGCCATGCCGCCGAAGATGTTGACCAGGATCGCCTTCACCGAGGGGTCTTCGATGATCACCTGCAGGGCGCTGGCCACGCGCTCCGGGTTGTTCACCGTGCCGATGTCCAAAAAGTTGGCCGGCTCGCCGCCCGCCAGCTTGATCGTGTCCATCGTCGCCATCGCCAGGCCGGCGCCGTTGACGATACAACCGATGTTGCCGTCGAGCTTGATGTAGTTGTCGATGCCGTGCGCCTTGGCCTGCACTTCCAGCGGGTCTTCCTCGTCCACGTCGCGCAGCTCGGCGATCTCCTTGTGGCGGAAGAGCGCGTTGTCGTCGATGTTGAACTTGGCGTCCAGCGCCAGCACGCGGCCATCCGCCGTGACGACGAGCGGGTTGATCTCGGCCAGCGAGGCGTCTTTGGCGGCGAAGGCGTTGTAGAGGCCCGTCATGAGCTGGGTGGCCGGGCGCAGGGCATCGCCGGTGAGGCCGATGTTGAAGGCCAGCTCGCGCGCCATGTAGGGCTGAAAGCCGGTGGCCGGGTCGATGGCGACGCGGAAGATCTTTTCCGGTGTCGCCGCGGCGACTTCTTCGATCTCCATGCCGCCGGCGGCGCTGGCCATCATCACCGGCTCGCCGATCGCGCCGTCCACCAACACGGCGACGTAC
This window of the Dehalococcoidia bacterium genome carries:
- a CDS encoding CoA transferase, whose protein sequence is MRALDDVRVLDLSTSIAGDYCTKLLADLGADVIKVEPPGGDPVRQLGPFRGGKADAETGGLHLYLNANKRSIVADLEKDAGRERVRELSRDADMLVETLAPGRLPALGLGYEALARANPRLIVASLTPFGQSGPWKDWLSDEIVEFALGGYMYFAGDARKPPLLVPGFQGGFQLGTQAAVHLLAALFHQRETGAGQQIDASGMEAFLSAHSWLTTAWSHAGTVLRRTASDLTRCKDGWVFYFQGPFSTNILLLLERPDLLEDPRFADHASWIANGAVIKELWEAWCTDRTKAEIYHAAQELRIPVAPVNTVADLFVSPQLAARDWFVEVEQPRAGRVRQPGFPYKLSATPPAIARPAPLLGEHEAAAGKAQWAGGDASEPRRPAADPAAGGSARRLALDGVRVLELTANWAGPLAGRLLADLGAEVIKIELASKPATRALFYPGNDPMKYHYNRAAYFNLLNRNKYGISLNLAKPAGKEVFWQLLRRADLVIENNSARVMHNLGLDYKHLRAVNPRVTLVSMSGYGGSGPERDYVAYGSTIEATSGLAALTGYGPDEPFRTGSYYADPITGAHGAIAALAALHARRQRGEGQFVDMALNEVAAAFFGEALMDYALNGTVREPRGNRSPRCAPQGAYACTGADAWVALAVRDDGEFEKLCRAIGREELAGEARFATQAARQAQHDALDEILSAWAKTVDHNEAARLLQAAGVPAAPVLANWEALSNPHLFARGFYVPIVHPEAGVFPFPGAPCKLSETPVTVRLPAPRFAEHNEYVYRELLGLPAASVVELREQGVIDDTPVTPMLGKL
- a CDS encoding chlorohydrolase family protein, with translation MTAPAARTVIRAGWIIAHDGRGHRLLRDGVVVIEGDTIAHVGTSFEGSADREIDARDRVLTPGLISTHAHIAGSPLDRSFIEDVGNPQFYNSGLFEMLPVRGAAQDAEGTRACVEFSIVEMLRGGCTTVAEMGGAGEIVAEMAGRYGMRVYIAQGYRSGRWLTRDGRQVSWEWDEEGGRQGLQRALDFIDRNDGAHGGLVRGFLSPSQVDTCTAELLCESYRIAEQRRLPMQVHTSQSVNEFQEMLRRHGRTPIAWLNAIGALGPRTILGHAIIIGGSSWANYPPGDLQTMAESGCSVAHAPWVFARRGIAMESFARYNEAGINMSLGTDTNPQNMIEAMRWAAVISKIVDRRTLVARAADVFDAATLGGARALGRDDLGRIAPGAKADLVLWRAQSWNMTPLRDPVKNIVFNAGTEDVAEVFVNGRQVVRDGRVEGADEQRILAALQAGGERMWPRMAEFDWAGRGADALSPQTYGEGTGNREERA
- a CDS encoding YihY/virulence factor BrkB family protein — encoded protein: MKALFRFVQQTGKGYGEARGASFAAAIAYSTLFSIFPMAVFLVAFAGYFMSDSQRNSLVDKLTSALGGGSTANVREQVMAATSGRASLGIIALVGALWSGSAVFTAIRTGLNVIWQRQQKSPWVVQKIKDLSAVFGLAIMLSLSIAATALLTVVTKITEQVLGKDAGGIVAYPLGLLLIVAPLGIVFLAFGVLYAWASPPHMHWRDVWPGALFAAAGFVVLSFGFSLYARYFGHFDKVYGTLGAVIAFLFYAYLIGTLILMGAEVVEQYVLLKHGDPLLAAPAGRLLQSGAGAVDGRGQRQIPLLVLVTDDQAAKRGRLDTITAAQAFPRAAESFETAEPAGPAR
- a CDS encoding potassium channel family protein — translated: MVWLDALAVAGGVALVAIVLWDVFETIVLPRRVSRRFRLTRLFYLSIWAVWTLIARRLRGGRRESFLSYFGPLSLLLLLVSWAIALIVGYALLQRGVETQLVAPKGTSGLIAYLYFSGTTFFTLGLGDVAPLGEAGRIVTVIEAGTGFGLLGLVVGYLPAFYQSLSRRETAITLLDARAGSPPGGLELIVRYARENDIDGLARLLADWERWAAELLESHLSYPLLTFFRSQHDNQSWLAAITAVLDACALVLSGIEGVPARPARLTFAIARHAAVDLCQVMVLEPRLDHPERLPSEQLANVCSALTAAGVPLTPDSDGAKKLTRLRRSYEPYVFALSDRLLMPLPPWIPPPAAKDDWLASAWKDPEGMEHF
- a CDS encoding folylpolyglutamate synthase/dihydrofolate synthase family protein, whose product is MNGETGMGRTMEFVEAADWLLSFANYEMTPLDRATAARRELRPLRELLTRLGEPQRGRGTVHITGSKGKGSVAAMIAVLLRACGLRTGLFTSPHLHTIRERMQVDGEPIAEPDFARLCDLMRPHVEELTGAGAKLTTFELLTALGFLHFREQDAAWQVVEVGLGGTLDATNVLDEKQLCVFTPIGLEHTEILGDTVQQIAADKAGILRPGVRAVMGLQRESAAEVLRAACAERGATLFEVASACQLSRGRSSLDGQELRLRTPRDEYRLKLPLVGRFQAENAATAILGMEQLIDAGVPFAPQSAAAGLAEVRWPARVEVLKRSPLVVVDGAHSPDSARRLAQTVREDLPHRGFYLVVGASSDKDLATIAAAFTPLDPTVIATAAQHPRAAAAANVGQAFQDAGMMVRLAPDVPAAMDAALSEAGGGDLVLATGSLFVAAEARAAVLGLLPMPA
- the sucD gene encoding succinate--CoA ligase subunit alpha — encoded protein: MSVLVDENTRLLVQGITGGEGSQHARRSIAYGTKVVAGVTPGRGGQKFDETVPVFNTVREAVAETGANVSIIYVPAPFAADAILESAEAGMPLVVCITEGIPVMDMVMVRRALQGGKTTLIGPNCPGVITPGAQCRVGIMPGQVFAPGSVGVISRSGTLVYEAVAQLTNLGIGQSSCVGVGGDPVIGTRQREVLELFNDDSETAALVLIGEIGGSAEQEAAEYIKANVKKPVVAFIAGATAPPGRRMGHAGAIISGNSGTAEAKKQALREAGAVIVDSPAEIGATTRRVLKEHGLA
- the sucC gene encoding ADP-forming succinate--CoA ligase subunit beta; protein product: MKIHEYQAKSILDEFGVPIPKGRVATTAAEARAVAEELGGKVVVKAQIHAGGRGKGGGVKLANSADEAERVAGQILGMQLVTHQTGPEGQMVKSVLVEEQMQVQRELYVAVLVDGAIGEPVMMASAAGGMEIEEVAAATPEKIFRVAIDPATGFQPYMARELAFNIGLTGDALRPATQLMTGLYNAFAAKDASLAEINPLVVTADGRVLALDAKFNIDDNALFRHKEIAELRDVDEEDPLEVQAKAHGIDNYIKLDGNIGCIVNGAGLAMATMDTIKLAGGEPANFLDIGTVNNPERVASALQVIIEDPSVKAILVNIFGGMARVDVIAQGVIEGFHRLDLKIPVVARLEGTNLEEGERLLNESGLPVIRGKDLGEAAKLAVQAAGKA